Proteins from one Deltaproteobacteria bacterium genomic window:
- the tilS gene encoding tRNA lysidine(34) synthetase TilS produces the protein MRLRDLPGHWARRALAMARFCADGLGADLRRSKLIVAYSTGLDSTVLLHLLHALSPTLDLTLIAAHAHHGLRPESDQEATLAHAVCAGLGLPLETCRLDVTAQCQARGTGLEETARDLRYAFLESVRHTHRADWIVTAHHGDDLAEDIVMRLIRGAGWPGLGGMAGIDPRRRLLRPLLDWKKTELRALARDTGLSWCEDASNMEPDRTRNRVRNQILPLILAENPSFSAACGHLWRLARVDADFWQGHLPAIPDPVDTFLLERSVLDPAHEALRLRLYKHVLDRLGPGQGLAGQLLLLDKAWHAKATNRCIQFPGDKTATVRRDGILFAHQIRPARRP, from the coding sequence ATGCGTCTGCGGGATCTGCCCGGACATTGGGCCAGACGGGCCCTGGCCATGGCCCGTTTTTGCGCCGACGGCCTGGGCGCGGACTTACGCCGATCCAAGCTGATCGTGGCCTATTCCACGGGCTTGGACTCCACGGTCCTGCTCCACCTGCTCCATGCCCTGAGCCCGACCCTGGACCTGACCCTGATCGCGGCCCATGCCCATCACGGGCTGCGCCCGGAATCGGATCAGGAGGCGACCCTGGCCCACGCGGTCTGCGCCGGCCTTGGCCTGCCCCTGGAAACATGCCGCCTGGACGTGACCGCGCAATGTCAGGCGCGCGGCACCGGCCTCGAAGAAACAGCGCGCGATCTGCGCTATGCGTTCCTGGAGTCCGTGCGGCACACGCATCGGGCGGACTGGATCGTCACGGCGCATCATGGCGACGATCTGGCCGAGGACATCGTCATGCGCCTCATCCGGGGCGCGGGCTGGCCAGGATTGGGCGGCATGGCCGGAATCGACCCACGACGCCGGTTGCTGCGCCCCCTGCTGGACTGGAAAAAAACGGAACTCCGCGCCCTTGCCCGGGACACGGGCCTGAGTTGGTGCGAGGATGCCTCCAACATGGAGCCCGATCGAACCCGAAACCGCGTCCGGAACCAGATTTTGCCCCTGATCCTGGCCGAAAACCCGTCCTTCAGCGCGGCCTGCGGCCACCTGTGGCGACTGGCCCGCGTCGACGCGGACTTCTGGCAAGGTCACCTGCCCGCGATTCCAGACCCGGTGGACACTTTTCTGCTTGAAAGATCCGTGCTCGATCCCGCCCATGAAGCCCTGCGCCTGCGCCTCTACAAACACGTCCTGGATCGCCTCGGACCCGGTCAGGGGCTGGCCGGCCAGCTGCTGCTTCTCGACAAAGCGTGGCACGCCAAGGCCACGAACCGCTGTATTCAATTCCCCGGGGACAAAACCGCCACGGTGCGCCGCGACGGCATCCTCTTTGCCCACCAGATCAGGCCGGCGCGACGCCCCTGA
- a CDS encoding mannose-1-phosphate guanylyltransferase/mannose-6-phosphate isomerase gives MIIPVILAGGSGTRLWPLSRKLYPKQLLPLLDEFTLVQNTVLRLQGLENVADPVLICNEEHRFMIAEQMRAIGARPEAVVLEPVARNTAPAVAVAALRVVARNPEDILLVLPADHLIADLATFHGVVRSAARFAEQGRLVTFGIVPTGPETGYGYIRHGEAIQDKTMAETALGIERFVEKPDLETARRYVDSGEFLWNSGMFMFRADSVLKEMERLVPEIVNACRLALDRASMDLDFLRLDRDAFAACPEDSIDYAVMERTGLGAMLRLDAGWNDLGSWDALWQAGAKDDQGNVTRGDVLLCDVRDSYLHAETRLVAAVGLENHIVVETSDAVLISPRDRVQEVKKLVDKLKAENRIESVSHRQVFRPWGNYESIDEGARYQVKRITVNPGQVLSLQKHFHRAEHWVVVRGTALVTRDGEEILLRENESVYLPLGAVHRLSNPGKIPLELIEVQVGSYLGEDDIVRFEDVYGR, from the coding sequence ATGATCATTCCCGTCATCCTCGCCGGTGGGTCCGGAACCCGCTTGTGGCCCCTGTCCCGAAAACTTTATCCCAAGCAGCTCCTGCCCTTGCTTGACGAGTTCACCCTGGTCCAAAACACGGTACTCCGGCTGCAAGGCCTGGAAAACGTCGCCGATCCGGTGTTGATCTGCAACGAGGAGCATCGGTTCATGATCGCCGAGCAAATGCGGGCCATCGGGGCTAGGCCCGAGGCCGTGGTTCTCGAGCCCGTGGCCCGGAATACCGCCCCGGCCGTGGCCGTGGCCGCGTTGCGGGTCGTGGCCAGGAATCCGGAGGATATCCTGTTGGTGCTCCCAGCCGACCACCTTATCGCCGATTTGGCCACGTTTCATGGCGTGGTGCGTTCGGCGGCCCGTTTCGCCGAACAGGGGCGGTTGGTGACTTTTGGCATCGTGCCCACGGGCCCGGAAACGGGGTACGGCTATATCCGTCACGGCGAGGCCATCCAGGACAAAACCATGGCCGAGACGGCCCTGGGAATCGAGCGATTCGTGGAGAAACCTGATTTGGAAACGGCCCGGCGCTATGTGGATTCTGGAGAATTTCTTTGGAATTCCGGAATGTTCATGTTTCGAGCCGATAGCGTGTTGAAGGAAATGGAACGGCTGGTGCCGGAAATCGTGAACGCCTGCCGTCTGGCCCTGGATCGGGCCAGTATGGATTTGGATTTTCTGCGCCTGGACCGGGACGCCTTTGCCGCGTGCCCGGAAGATTCCATCGACTACGCCGTCATGGAACGGACCGGCCTTGGGGCCATGCTCCGTCTGGACGCGGGCTGGAACGATCTGGGTTCCTGGGACGCCTTGTGGCAGGCTGGGGCCAAGGACGACCAGGGCAACGTGACCAGGGGGGACGTGCTGTTGTGCGACGTGCGCGATTCCTATCTCCACGCCGAGACCCGTCTGGTGGCGGCCGTGGGCCTCGAGAATCATATCGTGGTCGAGACGTCCGACGCGGTGCTTATTTCGCCTCGCGATCGCGTGCAGGAAGTCAAGAAACTGGTCGATAAACTCAAGGCCGAGAACCGGATCGAGAGCGTGTCCCACCGACAGGTTTTCCGGCCGTGGGGCAATTACGAATCCATCGACGAGGGCGCCCGCTACCAGGTCAAGCGCATCACCGTGAATCCGGGTCAGGTTTTGTCCTTGCAGAAGCATTTTCACCGGGCCGAGCACTGGGTGGTGGTGCGGGGCACGGCCTTGGTCACCAGGGATGGCGAGGAGATTTTGCTGCGCGAGAACGAGTCCGTCTACCTGCCCCTTGGCGCCGTGCACCGTTTGTCCAACCCTGGCAAGATCCCGCTGGAGCTGATCGAGGTTCAGGTTGGCAGTTACCTTGGCGAGGACGATATCGTCCGTTTCGAGGATGTCTACGGCCGGTGA
- a CDS encoding AAA family ATPase: MYEKYFGFSRKPFGIVPNPDFLYLTDKHRTALTYLEYGLREGSGFILLTGDIGSGKTTLVRHLVRGLEQSVDVSVISNTIVSPSELLEMVVAEFGLTAVSGNKNANLALLRQFLAEKHVGGRKVVLIVDEAQNLSVEALEEVRLLSNLQDDDRMLLQIMLVGQPELQDTLASPRLVQLAQRIVVSYHLGPLDAEETRHYVRYRLEKVGGAPDLFTDLALDRIFEATGGIPRAINIVCDTALVYAYADQLARIDETVVDQVVEDRGGFSLRMSDADRSGTGLNRGPREVALEERLHGLEDQVRSLSAGLEDATRAIESLRAEGGKELVHSLTELLLREREGYQDLVLKFSSVSRELNKLRQALLMKAGPVFPSRSNSVEEA, encoded by the coding sequence CTATCTGGAATACGGGCTGCGCGAGGGCAGTGGCTTCATCCTCCTGACCGGCGACATCGGTTCCGGAAAAACCACCCTTGTCCGACATCTGGTGCGTGGCCTGGAACAGTCCGTGGACGTGTCGGTCATTTCCAATACCATTGTTTCCCCCTCGGAACTGCTGGAGATGGTTGTCGCGGAGTTTGGCCTGACCGCCGTGTCGGGCAACAAGAACGCCAATCTTGCCCTGTTGCGTCAGTTTTTGGCCGAAAAGCACGTTGGTGGCCGGAAGGTGGTGTTGATCGTGGACGAAGCCCAGAATCTGTCCGTCGAGGCCCTGGAAGAAGTGCGGCTGCTGTCCAACCTGCAAGACGATGACCGCATGCTGCTGCAGATCATGCTCGTGGGCCAGCCGGAATTACAGGACACCCTGGCCAGTCCGCGTCTGGTGCAGTTGGCCCAGCGCATCGTGGTCTCGTATCATCTTGGCCCGTTGGACGCGGAGGAAACGCGCCATTACGTGCGCTATCGTCTGGAAAAGGTGGGAGGCGCCCCGGACCTGTTCACGGATTTGGCCCTGGACCGGATTTTCGAGGCCACGGGTGGCATTCCCCGGGCCATCAACATTGTTTGCGATACCGCCCTGGTTTATGCCTACGCGGATCAGCTGGCCCGGATCGACGAGACAGTCGTGGATCAGGTCGTCGAGGACAGGGGCGGTTTTTCCTTGCGGATGTCCGATGCGGATCGGTCGGGAACCGGCTTGAACCGGGGGCCGCGCGAGGTGGCGCTCGAAGAGCGCTTGCACGGCCTTGAAGATCAGGTCCGGAGCTTGTCCGCCGGCCTCGAGGACGCCACCCGGGCCATCGAGAGCCTCCGGGCGGAAGGTGGCAAGGAACTGGTTCATTCCCTGACGGAACTGCTGTTGCGGGAGCGGGAAGGCTACCAGGATTTGGTTCTCAAATTTTCGTCCGTGAGCAGGGAACTGAACAAGTTGCGGCAGGCCCTTTTGATGAAGGCCGGGCCTGTGTTCCCGTCACGTTCCAATTCCGTGGAGGAAGCATGA